Below is a genomic region from Spirosoma radiotolerans.
GACGGGCGGCTAATGCGAATGCTACCTTTCCACTCATCGAATGGGCCACCAGGACAAAGTTTTTCAGGTTAAATGTGTTAAGTAACGCTAAAACATCATCCACCATGCCATCGACCGAATAGTCGGACCCAGACGCTGGCGCTTCTGAATCGCCATGCCCACGCAGATCGACTGCCATACAGCGGTATTTTTCGGCCAATTGATCCATAACTGACTGCCACTCAAGAGCTGAGCCACCAAAATAATGCAGGAAGATGAGTGTTGTTGAGCCCTGTCCTTTCTCCAGTACATTGAGATTAACACCGTTAATGTTGTGTATCATTAGACCTGGACTTTTAAGCGGGCGGGACGATCGGTTAGTTCGAGGACTTCGCCGTGGGGGACGATAGTAATTTGACCGAACTCATTAAGTAAGTTCTTGTACGCCTGGGCCACCGGACGCGGCTTGCGGTCGAGGTCATACAGGCCGCATTCGTTAACATGATTGTTTAACTCGCCCAGTTGCGAATCCCAGTCGATTTGGTCGATCAGGCTATACCAGGTAAAGCCTAAAACGGGCACACCATCCCGACGCATTTTCATGACACCGACCCATTGTTTGTTAAGCCATATAGGTGCCTGATCTGCGTCAAAAACGTTGGTTTCTGTGTGCATGACCGGCATCCGGTATCGCTCATAATAGCCCTTGGTGATTTCATACCAGCCCAGCACATCCATCGATATCTGAATGGTACCATCAGCTAGTCGAATGCGCTCGTTCCGGCCATAGTAATCATTGCCCATGACCTGGTAGCCTGGTGGTTTGCCTGTCATAAACCAGTCGTACTCTTTGCGGGTCATGCCATTGTCCAGCAAATACATACCCACCGTAGCCGAGGGTGGATTGGCATACAACAGATCCAGCGACAGAAAGCGTAGTTCATTTTCCAGGGTTATCTGGGGCGACGGTTTTGCGTATAGTTCATGGGTAAACTCGGCACTTTCACTCTGTACAATCACACAATCGTTTCGACGTTTGGCAATTTGCTGATTCGCCATAATGCTGGCGGCTACGCAATGTTTCATGGCCGTAACGAACCCTTTATCGGTTTTAAGCTGCTCGTTCCAGACGCCATCCTTAGCGCTGATTCGGGCGGTCACATAAATCTCGTTGACGGGCGTGTAGAATCGGACCCAAGGATAACGTTCGGCCACAGCTGCGGCATAATCGGCAAAGTGAATCGGTAACTCCGGGTTCTGGAAGTTTTCGATCCAGTCCGGAACGCCGAAGTGCATCAAGTCCAGAATTGGTGTAATGCCCAGGCGCTTAATTTCACCCATGACCTCGTCGGCAAAACTCCAGTCGTATTTGCCTGGTGCTTTGTGTATGCTATAGTAAGGAAGGCCGTAGCGCAGGACGTTTAGTCCCATTTCTTTAACCAATCCCAGATCTTCCCGCCAGCGATCATAGTGACCACATTCGCGGAGTAAATCCCGCCGAACTTTGCCCTTCTGAATAGTTGGATAAGAACACTCGATTCCGGTGGCAAACATGAAATTCGACGGGCTGTTTTCCGGAAGGCCGCTGCCATCATGGCCACCAGCTCCGCCAAATTGATCGCCGTCGTAATTGCCGTCGCCGTACTTTTTTTCGATAATCTTCAGAAAGCTCATAAGTGGTAGAGAACGAAACGTAAATGGCCAGTCCGTTGGAATAGTAAATCAGCCAAAAGGGGAACGTGAGAACCAATCATTGACTGACGCTACTCTGAGCTTTCAGGCCCTCGTGCTTTAAAAATCGGTCGGCTGTCCGAAGGGCCAGTGCCATTATTGTCAGAGCCGGGTTGACGCTCAAGGCACTTGGAAACGTTGAATTGTCACTGATGTATAAGTTCGGAATGTCGAATGATTGCCCATCGGCATTGACAACGGCTATTTCGGGGCTGTTGCCCATTCGGCAGGTGCCAATGACGTGCGCATTTCGCTGAAAAGCCCACACATTTCTGGCGCCCGCAGCGGCCCAGATGTCACGCATGAGTTTGTCGGCATGGGCTGTCATCCGCTTCTCGTTATCGCCGTTGGAGAAGTAGACACGAGGTTTTGGAATGCCTCGGTTGTCTTTCTCCTGCGATAACTCCATGTAGTTATGCGCATGAGGCAGGCAGTCGCCTAGAATATTGATCCCCGCCACATGATTGTAAGCCAGGGCTGCCTGTTTCAAGGCGTTGCCCCACAGACCACGCCCCCGCGCCATTTGGGTCATATATGTAACCGGCATAACACCAATTGACTGAAGCAGATAGCCTCCTGCAAAATCAGCCTGTTTTGGGCGGTGGGTATCTTCTGAAATCAAGGCACCGGGAATGCCCTTGTACGGACGAATATCCTCGTCAAACTCGCCCCAAATTTGCAATCCAGGATGCGCCATCACATTCCGACCGACCTGCCCGCTGCTGTTGGCCAGATCGTTGAGGAGTAAGAGCCGGGCTGTTTCTATGGTGCCTGCACAGAGAAATACATACCGGCAACGCTGGCGTTCTTCCTGGCCGTTGCGGATATATACCACTTCGCTTAGTTTGCCGGATGCGTTTTTAGGTAGTTGCGTTACAAAACACTCCGACCGGATTTCGGCTCCGTACTGAATCGCCAGTGGAATGTATGTGACGTCCATACTAGCTTTGGCACCAATGTTACACCCCGCCTGGCAATAACCCCGATTGGTACAGGCAGGGCGATGACCTACACCTTCCTGATAATAAGGCGCGGATAAGGCGGCATTGGCAGCCGGGGATGTTTTAATTCCCAATTCCTTACAACCCCGTTCCATCAACTGGCCAGCTCCGTTGACGGGCAGTGGCCCAAGGGCATAAGCTCGTTTTCGGGCGGGGCCCCACGGATAAGACGATGGCCCTGAAACACCCAGAAACTGTTCGACCTCCTCATAGTATGGCTCAATCTGATCAAATCCGATTGGCCAGTCTTGCCCGACGCCAAAATCGGTACGTATCCGAAAGTCATCAGGTTGGGCTCGGGGCGTGTAAGCGGTATAATGAAGGGTTGAGCCACCAACACCCGTACCGGAATTATTGCTTCCAAAAGGTAGAGGGTCATTGCCTGCGCTCAGCCGTTCGTCATTCCAGAAGAGCTTTTCCTGGGCTTTTTCGTCGGTGGCAAAATCACGGGCCGGGTTCCAGTGCGTACCAGCTTCGAGAGCAACGACGCGTAAGCCTGCTTTAGCAAGTCGGGCCAGCAGGGGCGCGCCACCTGCTCCCGTGCCAATAATGACTGCGTCAATGGTTTCTGTAGTTGAGTAAGTTTGCATGGTGGTTGAGTCAAAGGACATAGAGCGGGACAATCTTGCCACAACGGTCTTCGAAACCGCTGCTCCAGCCCTTTACCCGATGCGTTTGGGTTCGCGATCTTCCAACTGGTTCAGGCCAATGCGGTGCCAGGCGGGAACATCCGCCATGCCGACATAGCCGATTTCCTCCTGCGCCAGCGGATGACTGTAATAGTTCTCGGTCGCTTCGGTTAGTAGTTCTTCGAAAAACCGATCGGCAGGGAGTTTTTTCCAGGTGTCACCCGGTGCTTCCATCAACTGAACAGCCTTCAGAATAAAGTCCTGTTGTTCAGCCGAAATGTTTCGGAATTCCTGTTGAAATATCAACTGAGCGCTTTCTTCGATACCCATTAAGCCAAGTCTGTAAGCATCTTCGTCCGGGGGCATGGTATCGTAGCGCCAGCCATCGTATTTATGCTCGCTCAATCGCTTATCGATGTTGCTTGCCATATCGATCCAGCCCGAAGGGTTATCCTGCGGAACCAGGCGATTGCAAACGGCTTGGAGTAACGCAAACTCACTGACAGAAAAGAACGTAGGCTGATGCGGGGGCAGTTGCAGGCGCTCAGTTAGCGCCTGCCGTGTGGCATCGGTGACCTGATCGGTATCGAGCAACGCTCGAACCGTGTTCGTTGGGTAGTAGGGGAGCATGGTGGAGTATGTTGGGTAGGGGAGGTGATGTGCAACGTATGATATAGGATGAATGACAGAACATACATCCTATATCATACATCATACATAAAGTATCATCCCAGCTTGCCGCCGGTTACTTCAATGATGCTGCCCGTCATGAAGCTGCCTTCATTGGAGGCTAGTAGTACATAGGCAGGCGCTAACTCTTCGGGTTGGCCGGGACGGGCAAGGGCAACTTCGTGACCAAAGTTTTTGACTTCATCCTCGGGCATTGTCGCTGGAATATTAGGTGTCCAGACAGGCCCGGGTGCCACGCAGTTTACCCGAATGTTTCGTTTGCCTAATTGAATGGCCAGGGATTTAGTGAACGAATGAATGGCCCCTTTGGTGGCGGTATAATCAACCAGAATTGGGTTGCCCACAATACCGACTATACTACCCGTGTTCACAATGGCATCGCCTTCGTGCAAATGCGGCAGAGCGGCCTGAGCCATGAAAAAATAGGCGAGGATATTGGTGTCAAAGGTCCGCCGGAGCTGCTCTTCGGTAATATCTTCCAGTTTTTCCTGCGCCATTTGAAAGGCCGCGTTGTTGACCAGAATGTTCAATTTGCCATAATGGTCCACCGTTTGTTGAACAACATCTTTACAAGCGGTTGAACTCCGAACGTCAGCCTGAATGACTAGACAGGAGCGCCCTTTACTTTCAACAATTCGTTTGGTATACTTCGCGTCGTCGGTATTTTCGTTGTAGACAATAGCGACGTCCGCACCTTCCATCGCAAACGCAATGGCTACCGCTCGTCCGATTCCAGAGTCGGCACCGGTAACGATGGCAATCTTATCGGTGAGTTTGCCGGCTGGTTTGTAGTTAGATAAATTACTGTCGGGAGCCGGGTTCATGTCCGACTGTCGGGCCGGATAGGGGAGTTGCTGACCGGGGATCTCCTCCGATGTTGGGCGAAATTCAGTTGTTTCCATATCGTCGTTGAGCAAATGCCCGTTCAGTCAATTCACTGACCGGGTTAGGCACGTAGAAGAAAACAGCTGTTCAACGCTTTTGTTATCGCTTGCAGAAAGAAGTCACTTTCTCTCAATGGATTTCCCTGATTGTGTCCTCACAGACCAGTTGTCCGGATGGTTTTCCTGACGCGCGTGGTTCGTGAGGACACGGACCACGGAGAACAAGACAGTGTCTTCTTCCCATGATCGGTGTCCTCACGGACCAGTTTTCCGGATGGTTCTGCTGACGCGCAAGTGGTCCGTGAGGACACGGACCACGGGGAAAGGAAAAGCTAAAAATAAATTACTTTAGTGTCAGATTGCCGCTTTTGTTGTACTGGATTTCTTCTTCGGCCAGCATTTGCTTCAGCGTTTGGGCCAGGGTATCGGCGTCAGTTTGAGCAAAATGATACGAGAGCTGCTTAGGTGATACACCGGGGCCATTAGCCAAAGCAACATAATCGCGGACTTGTTCCCGTACGGCTGATGAGGCAGCTTCTGCTTTCTTTTTCTTCTTGATACAGTTATCGCAAATGCCACAGGCCCGGTCTGTTGATGCACCATCAACGCCCGGCTTTTCGCCGAAATAGGCTTGCAAAAGTCGGGTTCGGCACTGGGTTGGGTGTTCGGTGTAAAGAATGGCGGCCTGCACTTTTCGCATCGCCAACTCTTTCCGGCGGTTCAACTCCTGTACATTGACCGGAAGTGAGGGCGCATCGAGCCGAGGTGTCAGAAATGTAAGCTGCGGCTTATCTTTCTGCTTTTCGTAAATGATGACGTTGCGCTGATGCAACTGCTCCAGCAACTCTTCAATTTCGGGCTGATTCAGCAGAAAGGCGCGTGCCAGAGTCGATTCCGAGATAGTGATAAAATCAGTGAATAATTCACCTCCATATAATCGCAGCAGTAATTTAAGGAAAGAATCGAAACGCGGATTCAAGACCTGGAACTCGTATAGCTGTCGATTATCCAGCACAATGGCTAGCCGCGACGGATGGTAATAATTCTCGTTGAGCTGAATGAAGCCTTCCAATTGAAGCTGCTTGAGCGCATAGTGCGTTTCCTGAGGAGGCAGGTTAAACGTACCCGTAAACGAGCCCAGGTCAAAGTCATAACTGGTAAACTCACCACCGCCAATGGGCACGGCCGTATAATTGGCAATGGCCTGATACACCCGGCGCAGCATCTCAACAGGCTGGTAAAGCTGCTCCGTTCGGAACCGCAAACTCTCCAGATCATTGTTGGTATAGAGCATGACGGCGTACGCCTTCTGGCCATCCCGCCCGGCGCGACCCGCTTCCTGGTAATAGGCTTCGAGGGAGTCCGGCACGTCCAGATGCACCACTACCCGAACATCGGGTTTGTCGATGCCCATACCAAACGCATTCGTGGCGACCATCACCCGCGTTCTGTCCTGTATCCAGGCGTCTTGCTTTTCAGCGCGTTGCAGCGTTGTCAGGCCCGCATGGTAAAAGTCAGCCGAAATACCCTGCCGAACGAGCCACTGCGCCATGTTCTGGGTCTGCTTCCGGCTTCGAACGTACACAATGGCACAACCCGGCACATTTTGCAGCACACGAAGCAGCCGGGCATCTTTATTTTCTTCGAGAACCGCCGAGTAAGACAGGTTTGCCCGCGCAAACGATTGCCGGAAAATTTGGGGCTCCCGTAGCGCCAGCTTCTCGACAATGTCCGCCTGCACATCGGGCGTGGCCGAAGCCGTCAGCGCAATAATCGGCGTATCGGGAATAAGTTCGCGAAACTCGGCGATTTGCAGATAGGGCGGCCGGAAATCGTAGCCCCAGGCCGAAATACAGTGCGCTTCATCAACGGCTAACAGGCAGACAACCATCTGCTTAACCCGTTCAATGACGATTTCTGTACGGAGCCGTTCGGGGGAAACGTACAGGAATTTAGTGTTCCCGTAAATGCAGTTATCGAGGGTCGTATCAATCTCGCGGTAGTGCATCCCCGAGTAAATGGCAGCCGCCGGAATGCCCCGCCTGCGCAACTGCTCGACCTGATCTTTCATGAGGGCAATCAGGGGCGTCACAACAATACAAACCCCTTTCATGGCCAGTGTCGGCACCTGAAAGCAGATGGACTTGCCGCCCCCGGTTGGCATCAGGACAAGGGCATCCTGCCGGGCCAATACCGTATCGACCACATCTTCCTGCATGGGCCGAAAGGTGGAGTAACCCCAAAATTGCTGTAAAATCTGCCGGGTGGTCAATGTTCTTATGGTTTACAGTCTACGGCTTTTAGCGATCCGTGGCTACGATGGCCGGTGCATTCTTCTATATAAACCGAATTGCATGCAAATTTATGGCCTTAAATAGACAAATCGGTAGACCAATGTGTTTACGTTTATACGGTTCGTACCCGAATCAATTAGACTAAATCGGGTTGTAAGTCAAAACAAAGTAACACCGGTTGGTTCCCACAAACGACAAACGCTAAAACGATAACCTGTTTATGATTCAAAAAGTAATAAAAACGGATGAAGAGTGGCGGCAGCAGCTGACGCCGGAACAATACCGGGTAGCGCGGGGTAAGGGCACCGAACGGGCCTTCTCGGGCGAGTACTGCGAAGCGCATGACCCCGGCCTTTACGCTTGCGTATGCTGTGGCACAGAGTTATTCGAATCGAAAACCAAGTTTGAATCGGGAACGGGCTGGCCAAGTTTCACCGAGCCCATTGAGCAGGAGCGGATTCGACTGGAAAAGGATAACAGCTACGGCATGTCTCGGGTCGAGGTGCTGTGTAACATCTGTGATGCGCACCTTGGCCACGTCTTCAATGACGGGCCTCCCCCCGGTGGCCTCCGGTATTGCCTGAACTCCGTATCGCTGGTGCTGAAGCGAACCGCCGATTCGGTATAAGATCGGCGTTGGAGTCAATTTGTTTCATATAGTCAGGATTACTCGTATTCGCACAACACCGGGTTTCAGCCCGGTGTCCCATAAATCCTAATATAACAGGCCGTTTATTTCTAAACGGCCTGTTGTGTATTGTCCGTTGCCGATTAGTAGTGAACTTTGCAGAGTTAGACGACATGAGAGCTGCTGAACCGAAACGCGATACGCTTATATGAAGTATGGGTATGTGCTCCGATTGATCATTATGATCGGACTACTGTGCGCCAACAGGGTATTGGCACAGAAAAACAATGGGTTTCAACCCAGTAACGCGTTGACAAAACCCGTTAGCCTGACTATACCCGGTACTAAGTGTACGTACTATTCAACAGGGTACGACGCGATATCGCGTATACCGGCACCGAGTGATTTCCTGAATCGAAAAAGCCCTAACGGGCGCTCAACGGCTCCTACGGCTCAGTTTATTGTTACCTACAACAGCAGCTTCACGGCTGATGCTAAACGAGCCTTTCAGTATGCCGTCGACATCTGGTCGACACTGATCGTTTCGCCGGTACCCATTCGGATACAGGCCAACTGGGTATCTGGGGAGCCAAACGTACTTGGATCGGCGGGACCGGCTTCGTATCGGTATAGCTTCGATGGGGCACAAAAAGCCAGAGCCTTTTATCCAATTGCGCTAGCCGAAAAAA
It encodes:
- a CDS encoding family 1 glycosylhydrolase → MSFLKIIEKKYGDGNYDGDQFGGAGGHDGSGLPENSPSNFMFATGIECSYPTIQKGKVRRDLLRECGHYDRWREDLGLVKEMGLNVLRYGLPYYSIHKAPGKYDWSFADEVMGEIKRLGITPILDLMHFGVPDWIENFQNPELPIHFADYAAAVAERYPWVRFYTPVNEIYVTARISAKDGVWNEQLKTDKGFVTAMKHCVAASIMANQQIAKRRNDCVIVQSESAEFTHELYAKPSPQITLENELRFLSLDLLYANPPSATVGMYLLDNGMTRKEYDWFMTGKPPGYQVMGNDYYGRNERIRLADGTIQISMDVLGWYEITKGYYERYRMPVMHTETNVFDADQAPIWLNKQWVGVMKMRRDGVPVLGFTWYSLIDQIDWDSQLGELNNHVNECGLYDLDRKPRPVAQAYKNLLNEFGQITIVPHGEVLELTDRPARLKVQV
- a CDS encoding GMC family oxidoreductase, whose protein sequence is MQTYSTTETIDAVIIGTGAGGAPLLARLAKAGLRVVALEAGTHWNPARDFATDEKAQEKLFWNDERLSAGNDPLPFGSNNSGTGVGGSTLHYTAYTPRAQPDDFRIRTDFGVGQDWPIGFDQIEPYYEEVEQFLGVSGPSSYPWGPARKRAYALGPLPVNGAGQLMERGCKELGIKTSPAANAALSAPYYQEGVGHRPACTNRGYCQAGCNIGAKASMDVTYIPLAIQYGAEIRSECFVTQLPKNASGKLSEVVYIRNGQEERQRCRYVFLCAGTIETARLLLLNDLANSSGQVGRNVMAHPGLQIWGEFDEDIRPYKGIPGALISEDTHRPKQADFAGGYLLQSIGVMPVTYMTQMARGRGLWGNALKQAALAYNHVAGINILGDCLPHAHNYMELSQEKDNRGIPKPRVYFSNGDNEKRMTAHADKLMRDIWAAAGARNVWAFQRNAHVIGTCRMGNSPEIAVVNADGQSFDIPNLYISDNSTFPSALSVNPALTIMALALRTADRFLKHEGLKAQSSVSQ
- a CDS encoding gluconate 2-dehydrogenase subunit 3 family protein, whose protein sequence is MLPYYPTNTVRALLDTDQVTDATRQALTERLQLPPHQPTFFSVSEFALLQAVCNRLVPQDNPSGWIDMASNIDKRLSEHKYDGWRYDTMPPDEDAYRLGLMGIEESAQLIFQQEFRNISAEQQDFILKAVQLMEAPGDTWKKLPADRFFEELLTEATENYYSHPLAQEEIGYVGMADVPAWHRIGLNQLEDREPKRIG
- a CDS encoding glucose 1-dehydrogenase, whose product is METTEFRPTSEEIPGQQLPYPARQSDMNPAPDSNLSNYKPAGKLTDKIAIVTGADSGIGRAVAIAFAMEGADVAIVYNENTDDAKYTKRIVESKGRSCLVIQADVRSSTACKDVVQQTVDHYGKLNILVNNAAFQMAQEKLEDITEEQLRRTFDTNILAYFFMAQAALPHLHEGDAIVNTGSIVGIVGNPILVDYTATKGAIHSFTKSLAIQLGKRNIRVNCVAPGPVWTPNIPATMPEDEVKNFGHEVALARPGQPEELAPAYVLLASNEGSFMTGSIIEVTGGKLG
- a CDS encoding RecQ family ATP-dependent DNA helicase, producing MQEDVVDTVLARQDALVLMPTGGGKSICFQVPTLAMKGVCIVVTPLIALMKDQVEQLRRRGIPAAAIYSGMHYREIDTTLDNCIYGNTKFLYVSPERLRTEIVIERVKQMVVCLLAVDEAHCISAWGYDFRPPYLQIAEFRELIPDTPIIALTASATPDVQADIVEKLALREPQIFRQSFARANLSYSAVLEENKDARLLRVLQNVPGCAIVYVRSRKQTQNMAQWLVRQGISADFYHAGLTTLQRAEKQDAWIQDRTRVMVATNAFGMGIDKPDVRVVVHLDVPDSLEAYYQEAGRAGRDGQKAYAVMLYTNNDLESLRFRTEQLYQPVEMLRRVYQAIANYTAVPIGGGEFTSYDFDLGSFTGTFNLPPQETHYALKQLQLEGFIQLNENYYHPSRLAIVLDNRQLYEFQVLNPRFDSFLKLLLRLYGGELFTDFITISESTLARAFLLNQPEIEELLEQLHQRNVIIYEKQKDKPQLTFLTPRLDAPSLPVNVQELNRRKELAMRKVQAAILYTEHPTQCRTRLLQAYFGEKPGVDGASTDRACGICDNCIKKKKKAEAASSAVREQVRDYVALANGPGVSPKQLSYHFAQTDADTLAQTLKQMLAEEEIQYNKSGNLTLK
- the msrB gene encoding peptide-methionine (R)-S-oxide reductase MsrB — translated: MIQKVIKTDEEWRQQLTPEQYRVARGKGTERAFSGEYCEAHDPGLYACVCCGTELFESKTKFESGTGWPSFTEPIEQERIRLEKDNSYGMSRVEVLCNICDAHLGHVFNDGPPPGGLRYCLNSVSLVLKRTADSV